CCGGACTGTTCGCCCCATTGGGGATGGAGCATATTGGTCGGACACGCCCGCAGACAGGCCCCGCAACGGACACACCGATCGAGAAATGCCCCCTCGGGCAACGCTCCCGGCGGACGGACCAGGGTTTCAGCCACAGGCTGGCCCTTTTCCCGCTCGCCGCGGTAGGCCCACAGTCCGGTCCCGGCAAAAAAGGCCGCAGCCGTCCCTGCGAGCGCTGCCCCGAGCGCCTGACGGCGCCGGGGCCAAAACGGCGCACGCTGCTGTCCCCCGGTCTGAAAACCGATGACCTCTTCAGGGCATTGCGCCACGCACAAACCGCAATTCAGACACTCTCCCGCCGCCACAGCCCCGTCTTCGCCGATACCCACCGGGCACTGCTGGGCGCACCGGCCGCAATGGGTGCAGTGCTCCCCAACCCCACGCCGAACCAGGGACCAGCGCCCGAGAAACGCCAAAAGCGCTCCCGCCGGACAGAGATAGCGGCACCAAAATCGCGGTACCAGCACCGAGAGTCCGAGAATACCGCCAAGCAGCACGAGCAGGGCGCCGCTATGCGCCACCCGGACCAGCTCCGGCGGGGTCAGTCCCGGCAGCACAGTGTTGTCGCTCACGAATTGGACAAACGGCCAGACCACCAGGGCATACAATCGTGTGGCCAGGGACAGTGGCGCCCCCCAATGGGTGAGGTTCACGCCCCAGAAAGCGGCCACGATCAAGGCGATCAGGACTACATACTTGCCCCGCCGCCACGTCTCGGGTGGCTGGAACCGCTTGCCCCGCTTCGCCCGGGTCAGCCAGGCCACCAGAGCCAGGGTCGTGCCCAGCGGGCAGACATGACTGCAGAAAATCCGTCCCAGGAAAAGAGTGACTCCCACCAGGACACCGACCTGCAGCAGACCCGGCGGCCAGTCCAGCCTGGTCACGGCCTGGCCCAGAAACAGAAGCGGATCGAGACGGATGAACGCGGCAAGCGGGCTCCAGGGCACAAAAGCCCCGAACGCCAGCGCAACACCGGCGAGAAAAAGGATCAGAAATCCTGCCTGCGACCAGCGACGTATCCGGTTCACACCGCCGCCCGGTGCAGATGCAGATTATCGATATCGAGACGGCCCAGGCCCCACTCATGGGCCACCCGAATATGCTCGACCTTGTCCGGAGTGATGTTGCGGCCGTACCAGGGGACCATGGATACGACCTGGGCATCGGCGGCGACCATGTCCGTGGAGGCCACCACAGTATCCATCTGCTTGACCTCGCCCGGCCCACTGGGACCATTGGTGGTCAAGGCCCGGGTCACGTCGATCACCGTCAGATCCGCCCGCAAAAGCCGCATGAGATCCGCAATAGCCGTGTGCAGATTGTACCGCCAATGCAGCTCACCCCGGTTGTAGATAAGTCCCATCATGCCTTTCATGGACAAGCTGACCCCGGTGCTGCCGTGGTGTTTGGCCACCGGCGCGGCAATGAGCACGTCCGCCTCCAGAACCTCCCCCATGACAGCGGTTTCAGTATAGTGAGTCGCCCCTGGAATCGAAGTCGGCGCGAACCCGTCCGGGACATTGACACCGCGCACGTCGCTCCCGGACAAAGGTTGGCAGGCCTCTCGGATGCCGGTGTGCTCCAGGCATTGCTCGACCCCGCGCAAGGTGTGGTCGCGGACCATGACCGTATCGGCTCCGGCCTCCTGGCAGAGGGCCACCAGGGTGCTGACCACGGCGGGATGGGTCGTGGTCGCCATTTCCGGGGGATTGTCAAAGCTCATATTCGGTTTGATCACCACCCGCTGTCCGGGACGGACAAAACGGCCCATGCCGCCCAAGGCCTCGACAGCCGCACGGGTTGCCGCTTCCGGGCCGCCCTGAATCACGGCCAGGTCCGGGGGCTTTTGGGCCCAGACCGACAGGGGGCCCGCCGCACAGGAACCGGCAAGCGACAAGGCCGTGGCGGCCTGCCATTTCAAAAAGGTACGACGATCCAAGCTCATGGCTTCCTCCTTGACAGGGGTCCGACCTCCGTCTCGGGTGCATCAGAATTGGTCAAGATGTCTCCCCTGCCACAAAATGGGCTCGTGGATCCAGGGTGACTGTCCGGGGTGGGGGCTTATCGGCCCCACCAGACCGGCATGTCTTTCGGCGCCTCGGCCCGCACGGTCATTCGCGCCTCACGCTCGCCTTGCGCCGGCACGGTCAAATCCAGGAAGTACCGATTTTCCTGGCGCTTGGCTGGTGTGGAAAACTCCTGTTCCACCCGGATATCCTCGTGACGGCTTTGGGCCGCGGCGAGTTCCACCCGGACATCCACGGGCCGCTGCCGTTTGTTGGTCAGGGCGATATCCCATTCCCAACGCCGGGTCTGCCGTCGGGCCAGAACCCCTTCGTCGCCGGACTGAATGGTTCGCGACCGCATTTTGGCCTGCACAAAGGGATCAGTGCCAAAAAAGAGCTCCTGCCCCACCGCGTCCAGGCGCTGCTGGCGCAGAAAAACCCCGTCGAGAAAGAACTGTCCTGGTCCCTGGAGCAGATCGCGCTCGAGCGGGGAAGCCAAGGCGGCGCGGACAAAGACCTGGTTGCTGCGCTCCGGGCGGGCCAGACGCGTGAACTCGGCCGCCAGGGTCCGGTCTTCAAGGGTGACCACCTGCTGTTCACCGTCCGCGAGATCCATCCGGCCGACGTGCCACAGCGAAAATCCCGTCGCAGCCGTGTGGTGTGGAGCGCGGGCACTGCGGGAGTCTTCAGCGGCCAGCATCGCGGTCTCCCCGGCCTGTTTGGCCATGGGGCGCACCTCTGGCTGGGGGCGCATGATCCAGTCCGGCACCTCGGGCGGCCGTAAACGGGTCCGCGGCGGTACCGTGGCCACAGTCATATCCACGCCGCTCCATTTGAGGCCGGATTGCTGATGGATTCGAGCCCGCCAGGTAAAACGGACCTCTCCCTGCTCGGAGAGGCCTTCAACACGATACAACGGATCCCAGCCGCAGTCGTTCAGTCGGTAATGCAGCTCAGCCTCTGCCCCACCGGCGGGAAGCTCGCTGATGCGTACCTGCACCCGCCACCGCGGCTGCTGCAGCAGTCGATCGATTTCGTCCTGGGCCGCGGTCAGGGTCGCATTGATAGAGGCGATATCCTCTCCGAGCGCCGAAGAACGGTGCAAGGCCGCCTCCAGCTGCTCCCGCCAGGACGTGCTCTGTTCCCAGTCGACCTCACCGGCATCAGCGAGCCCCTGAATCAAGGCGACCTCGGACTCGGCCGCCTGTTGACGGACCCGAAGCTTCTCCAACTGGCGCTTGGCGGTCTCCACCTTGCTCACCAACTCCGGGGCCACCTCCTCGGCCTCAAGTTCGACCCGCGACGTCTGGAGCCCTTCAATGGTCCCGCCGTCGGGGAGGCGGACCCGCACCGAATCCGGTGCGACCTGCCCTCGAAGTTCCCAGACAATCTCCTGAGACTCGCCGGCGATCTCGCGGACATCCGTCACCTGTCCCCCTTCAGGGAACAGGACGATAGTCTCCGGGGCAGCCAACACGCCGTGGGGCAGCAATAACGCCCCCACAACTATCCACGCAAACAGACAAAATCGCATGGTGTTCTCCTTTTTCTGCTCTCCATCCAGCTCCGTGCCCCTTTGCCCCTTCTGGGTGACACGACTCACTCCACTCCGTGGCTCAAA
The sequence above is drawn from the Desulfohalobium retbaense DSM 5692 genome and encodes:
- a CDS encoding 4Fe-4S binding protein produces the protein MNRIRRWSQAGFLILFLAGVALAFGAFVPWSPLAAFIRLDPLLFLGQAVTRLDWPPGLLQVGVLVGVTLFLGRIFCSHVCPLGTTLALVAWLTRAKRGKRFQPPETWRRGKYVVLIALIVAAFWGVNLTHWGAPLSLATRLYALVVWPFVQFVSDNTVLPGLTPPELVRVAHSGALLVLLGGILGLSVLVPRFWCRYLCPAGALLAFLGRWSLVRRGVGEHCTHCGRCAQQCPVGIGEDGAVAAGECLNCGLCVAQCPEEVIGFQTGGQQRAPFWPRRRQALGAALAGTAAAFFAGTGLWAYRGEREKGQPVAETLVRPPGALPEGAFLDRCVRCGACLRACPTNMLHPQWGEQSGLGAFAPLAVARRGPCEARCTACGEVCPTGAIRSLPLTEKLWAKMGTARLLPSKCLAWEWDRSCLVCDEACPFGAIDLRREPGQKVAVPYVLEDRCTGCGACEHACPVQGQAAIQVTPMGALRLDSGSFRQRGRQLGLDISRTHDKDRALSSDPHSAPDSGQLPPGFSS
- a CDS encoding DUF362 domain-containing protein; protein product: MSLDRRTFLKWQAATALSLAGSCAAGPLSVWAQKPPDLAVIQGGPEAATRAAVEALGGMGRFVRPGQRVVIKPNMSFDNPPEMATTTHPAVVSTLVALCQEAGADTVMVRDHTLRGVEQCLEHTGIREACQPLSGSDVRGVNVPDGFAPTSIPGATHYTETAVMGEVLEADVLIAAPVAKHHGSTGVSLSMKGMMGLIYNRGELHWRYNLHTAIADLMRLLRADLTVIDVTRALTTNGPSGPGEVKQMDTVVASTDMVAADAQVVSMVPWYGRNITPDKVEHIRVAHEWGLGRLDIDNLHLHRAAV
- a CDS encoding DUF4139 domain-containing protein yields the protein MRFCLFAWIVVGALLLPHGVLAAPETIVLFPEGGQVTDVREIAGESQEIVWELRGQVAPDSVRVRLPDGGTIEGLQTSRVELEAEEVAPELVSKVETAKRQLEKLRVRQQAAESEVALIQGLADAGEVDWEQSTSWREQLEAALHRSSALGEDIASINATLTAAQDEIDRLLQQPRWRVQVRISELPAGGAEAELHYRLNDCGWDPLYRVEGLSEQGEVRFTWRARIHQQSGLKWSGVDMTVATVPPRTRLRPPEVPDWIMRPQPEVRPMAKQAGETAMLAAEDSRSARAPHHTAATGFSLWHVGRMDLADGEQQVVTLEDRTLAAEFTRLARPERSNQVFVRAALASPLERDLLQGPGQFFLDGVFLRQQRLDAVGQELFFGTDPFVQAKMRSRTIQSGDEGVLARRQTRRWEWDIALTNKRQRPVDVRVELAAAQSRHEDIRVEQEFSTPAKRQENRYFLDLTVPAQGEREARMTVRAEAPKDMPVWWGR